In a genomic window of Physeter macrocephalus isolate SW-GA chromosome 14, ASM283717v5, whole genome shotgun sequence:
- the TTYH2 gene encoding protein tweety homolog 2 isoform X3, whose product MQIQVTGLLQFAVPLFPTAEKDLLRIQLLLNSSESSLHQLMAMLDCRGLHKDYLDALTGICYDGLEGLLYLGLFSLLAALAFSTMICMGPGAWKHFATRDRDYDDMDDDPFNPQARRIAAHNPPRGQLRSFCSYSSGLGSQTSLQPPAQTISNAPVSEYMNQAVLFGGNPRYENVPLIGRGSPPPTAPYPGPDGQK is encoded by the exons ATGCAGATCCAGGTGACGGGACTGCTGCAGTTTGCTGTCCCGCTCTTCCCCACAGCAGAG aaAGATCTGCTCAGAATCCAGCTCCTGTTGAATTCATCCGAGTCCAGCCTCCACCAGCTAATGGCCATGTTGGATTGCCGGGGGCTGCACAAG GACTACCTGGACGCCCTCACTGGCATCTGCTACGACGGCCTCGAGGGCCTGCTGTACCTCggcctcttctccctcctggcTGCCCTCGCCTTCTCCACCATGATCTGCATGGGGCCAGGGGCCTGGAAGCACTTTGCCACCAG GGACAGAGACTACGACGACATGGACGATGACCCCTTCAACCCCCAGGCCCGGCGCATCGCCGCCCACAACCCCCCTCGCGGGCAGCTTCGCAGCTTCTGCAGCTACAGCAGCGGCCTGGGCAGCCAGACCAGCCTGCAGCCCCCGGCCCAGACTATCTCCAATGCCCCCGTCTCGGAGTACAT GAACCAAGCTGTGCTCTTCGGTGGGAACCCACGCTATGAGAATGTGCCGCTCATTGGAAGAGGCTCCCCTCCGCCCACG GCACCGTATCCTGGGCCCGACGGGCAAAAATGA
- the TTYH2 gene encoding protein tweety homolog 2 isoform X2 yields MQIQVTGLLQFAVPLFPTAEKDLLRIQLLLNSSESSLHQLMAMLDCRGLHKDYLDALTGICYDGLEGLLYLGLFSLLAALAFSTMICMGPGAWKHFATRDRDYDDMDDDPFNPQARRIAAHNPPRGQLRSFCSYSSGLGSQTSLQPPAQTISNAPVSEYMNQAVLFGGNPRYENVPLIGRGSPPPTIQATLPDVRRDHQELTLSARTRTD; encoded by the exons ATGCAGATCCAGGTGACGGGACTGCTGCAGTTTGCTGTCCCGCTCTTCCCCACAGCAGAG aaAGATCTGCTCAGAATCCAGCTCCTGTTGAATTCATCCGAGTCCAGCCTCCACCAGCTAATGGCCATGTTGGATTGCCGGGGGCTGCACAAG GACTACCTGGACGCCCTCACTGGCATCTGCTACGACGGCCTCGAGGGCCTGCTGTACCTCggcctcttctccctcctggcTGCCCTCGCCTTCTCCACCATGATCTGCATGGGGCCAGGGGCCTGGAAGCACTTTGCCACCAG GGACAGAGACTACGACGACATGGACGATGACCCCTTCAACCCCCAGGCCCGGCGCATCGCCGCCCACAACCCCCCTCGCGGGCAGCTTCGCAGCTTCTGCAGCTACAGCAGCGGCCTGGGCAGCCAGACCAGCCTGCAGCCCCCGGCCCAGACTATCTCCAATGCCCCCGTCTCGGAGTACAT GAACCAAGCTGTGCTCTTCGGTGGGAACCCACGCTATGAGAATGTGCCGCTCATTGGAAGAGGCTCCCCTCCGCCCACG ATCCAGGCCACTCTCCCTGACGTTCGCAGAGATCACCAAGAACTGACCTTATCTGCAAGGACAAGGACAGACTAA